From a single Alloactinosynnema sp. L-07 genomic region:
- a CDS encoding acyl-CoA thioesterase — protein sequence MDPKPTSAARTSLSHIMTAVDTNLLGTVHGGVVMKLVDDVAGAVAQRHSGGPAVTAAMDGMTFLHPVRVGDLVHAHAQVNWAGRSSMEVGVRVVAEPWDRAGVPPTRVATAYLVFVAVDGDGNPRPVPPVVPETPEDERRGREAEIRRHHRLTRRHEILASRTT from the coding sequence ATGGATCCGAAGCCCACGTCAGCCGCCCGCACCTCGCTGTCGCACATCATGACCGCCGTGGACACCAATCTCCTCGGCACCGTCCACGGCGGCGTCGTCATGAAGCTGGTCGACGACGTCGCGGGCGCGGTGGCGCAGCGCCACTCCGGCGGTCCCGCGGTCACCGCGGCGATGGACGGGATGACGTTCCTGCACCCCGTCCGGGTCGGTGACCTGGTCCACGCGCACGCGCAGGTCAACTGGGCGGGCCGCTCGTCGATGGAGGTCGGCGTCCGCGTGGTGGCCGAGCCGTGGGACCGAGCGGGCGTGCCGCCCACCCGAGTGGCCACCGCCTACCTGGTCTTCGTCGCGGTCGACGGCGACGGCAACCCCCGCCCCGTCCCACCCGTCGTCCCGGAGACCCCGGAGGACGAGCGCCGAGGCCGCGAAGCCGAGATCCGCCGCCACCACCGCCTGACCCGCCGCCACGAGATCCTGGCCAGCCGCACAACCTGA
- a CDS encoding DNA internalization-related competence protein ComEC/Rec2: protein MTGALVLWLAALLGLLVHWGLTVAIGAAAVGIALVTLVRDGPARRPPGARVAWPVLVCGLLALWPVAPRIHDAATDPLREAAARGEVVELRAEIRERPRPVRTAGFGAMPAGVGSVVVPATVGDGSAVLLIAPVDQWSRLLPGQSVTMRGKLAPATSDELIVAVVRVRDPPLDVGPAPVWESVADSLRKGLRRASGVLDPEPAGLLPAVVVGDKDALSPTVVDEFRVAGLSHLLAVSGANLAVVCVAILMLLRALRVGPRGAAAGALAGLVGFVVLAGPEPSVLRAGVMGAVGLVALAVGRERSALPALGTAVVVLVAVDPGMATALGFVLSVLATGALVLLAPRWADALARRGVPRGVAEALAVPAAAHLVTAPVVAGVHGQVSLVAVLANLVAAPVVAPATVLGVLAAVVMPVWPWLAELLVRLAGPELSWVIAVGRHAADVPGAAIGWPSGWWGGLLLAVAVIGATLAWRFRRGRAAVALALVAVLVVVIPVRVLAPGWPPPGWAAVACDVGQGDATVLATAEPGRAVLVDTGPESGPVDDCLDRLGVDRIPVVILSHLHADHVGGLAGVLAGRSVGAVAVGAGRAPEWAWRQVRKEAAGVGVPLTELSVGTRLSWPGLDIEVLAANGKEVTDDDSGTAINNTSLVLRASTSAGRVLLTGDIELAAQADLLASGVDVSADVVKVPHHGSRTTSPEFLDAVGARIALVSVGARNRYGHPSPRTMTTLRDNGTQVVRTDTDGDSAVLPGPTARSRGSPSD, encoded by the coding sequence ATAACCGGAGCTCTTGTCCTCTGGCTGGCCGCGCTCCTGGGCCTGCTCGTCCACTGGGGACTGACAGTCGCGATCGGTGCCGCCGCGGTCGGTATCGCGCTCGTGACGCTGGTCCGGGACGGGCCCGCCCGAAGGCCGCCGGGAGCGCGGGTGGCCTGGCCGGTGCTGGTCTGCGGCCTGTTGGCGCTCTGGCCGGTCGCACCCCGGATCCACGACGCGGCCACCGACCCGCTGCGGGAAGCCGCCGCCCGCGGCGAGGTTGTGGAACTGCGAGCGGAGATCCGGGAGCGGCCGAGGCCGGTGCGTACCGCCGGATTCGGTGCCATGCCCGCCGGGGTCGGCTCGGTGGTCGTCCCCGCCACCGTCGGCGACGGGTCCGCCGTGCTGTTGATCGCACCGGTCGATCAGTGGTCACGGCTGCTGCCCGGGCAGTCCGTCACGATGCGAGGGAAGCTCGCGCCCGCGACGTCGGATGAGCTGATCGTCGCCGTCGTCCGGGTCCGGGACCCGCCACTGGACGTCGGTCCGGCGCCGGTCTGGGAGTCGGTCGCCGACTCGCTGCGGAAAGGGCTTCGACGGGCGTCGGGTGTCCTGGACCCGGAGCCCGCCGGGCTCCTGCCCGCGGTGGTCGTCGGCGACAAGGACGCCCTGTCGCCGACGGTGGTGGACGAGTTCCGGGTAGCGGGCCTGTCGCACTTGCTGGCGGTGAGCGGGGCGAACCTCGCCGTGGTGTGCGTGGCGATCTTGATGCTGCTGCGGGCACTGCGAGTGGGTCCGCGCGGGGCGGCGGCCGGTGCGCTCGCCGGGCTGGTCGGATTCGTGGTGCTGGCCGGTCCGGAACCCAGCGTCCTGCGCGCCGGGGTGATGGGCGCGGTCGGGCTGGTCGCGCTGGCGGTCGGTCGGGAGCGGTCGGCGTTACCCGCGCTCGGTACGGCGGTGGTCGTCCTGGTGGCGGTCGACCCAGGGATGGCCACGGCGCTCGGGTTCGTCCTGTCGGTGCTGGCGACCGGTGCTCTGGTGCTCCTGGCTCCGCGGTGGGCGGACGCGCTTGCCCGGCGCGGGGTGCCCAGGGGCGTGGCCGAGGCACTGGCAGTGCCCGCCGCGGCGCACTTGGTCACGGCGCCGGTCGTGGCGGGTGTGCACGGACAGGTGAGCCTGGTCGCGGTCCTGGCGAACCTGGTCGCCGCGCCGGTGGTCGCACCGGCCACGGTCCTGGGTGTGTTGGCGGCGGTCGTGATGCCGGTCTGGCCGTGGTTGGCCGAGCTGCTGGTCCGGCTGGCCGGTCCGGAGCTGAGCTGGGTGATCGCGGTGGGCCGTCACGCCGCGGACGTCCCAGGCGCGGCCATCGGTTGGCCCAGCGGGTGGTGGGGTGGGCTCCTGCTGGCGGTCGCGGTGATCGGGGCGACGTTGGCCTGGAGGTTCCGGCGCGGTCGGGCGGCGGTCGCGCTGGCGCTGGTCGCGGTGCTGGTCGTGGTGATCCCGGTCCGGGTCCTGGCACCGGGCTGGCCGCCGCCCGGGTGGGCAGCCGTGGCCTGCGATGTCGGACAGGGCGACGCCACCGTCCTGGCGACAGCGGAGCCCGGGCGTGCCGTGCTGGTCGACACCGGGCCCGAGTCCGGTCCGGTGGACGACTGCCTCGACCGGCTTGGGGTGGACCGGATCCCGGTGGTGATCCTGAGCCACCTCCACGCCGACCACGTCGGTGGTCTTGCCGGTGTCCTCGCGGGCCGCTCGGTCGGTGCCGTGGCGGTCGGCGCGGGGCGGGCACCGGAATGGGCCTGGCGACAGGTCCGCAAGGAGGCCGCCGGGGTCGGGGTCCCGCTGACCGAGTTGAGCGTGGGCACCCGCTTGAGCTGGCCCGGCCTGGACATCGAAGTCTTGGCCGCCAACGGAAAGGAGGTAACTGACGACGACAGCGGAACCGCGATCAACAACACCTCGCTAGTGCTGCGCGCTTCGACCAGCGCGGGGCGGGTGCTGCTGACCGGCGACATCGAACTGGCGGCCCAGGCCGATCTGCTCGCGTCCGGTGTGGACGTCTCGGCGGACGTGGTGAAGGTGCCACACCACGGCTCGCGGACCACGTCCCCAGAGTTTCTGGACGCGGTGGGAGCCCGGATCGCGCTGGTGAGTGTGGGTGCGAGGAACCGCTATGGCCACCCGAGCCCACGGACGATGACTACGTTGCGGGACAACGGAACCCAGGTGGTCCGCACCGACACCGACGGCGACAGCGCGGTCCTGCCCGGCCCGACGGCTCGCTCACGAGGTTCGCCATCGGATTGA
- a CDS encoding ComEA family DNA-binding protein — MTTTRAAQIDDALARLASATKRPWDSEDAPKHRLDTPPSERNFLHRWIRSGDDQEAAPGWRRRILDRPALLVAAVLVAGLVAVWLLTAGRPPVPEIPPDIPVAATTQRSAAAPGVVVEVVGKVAAPGLFTLPEGARVADALRAGGGALPGTDLSTLNLARRVADGEQIHVGVPIPAAAVAQTALPGPMDLNTASLIQLDTLPGVGSVTAQRIVEWRSKHGRFTKIDQLREVEGIGQSRFETLRELVTVR, encoded by the coding sequence ATGACAACCACACGCGCAGCACAGATCGACGACGCTCTCGCCCGACTCGCGTCGGCCACGAAACGCCCGTGGGACAGCGAAGACGCGCCCAAGCACCGCCTGGACACGCCGCCGTCCGAACGAAACTTCCTCCATCGCTGGATCAGATCCGGCGACGACCAGGAGGCCGCACCGGGGTGGCGACGCCGGATCCTGGACCGGCCCGCGCTCCTCGTCGCCGCGGTGCTCGTCGCCGGGCTGGTCGCGGTCTGGCTCCTGACCGCGGGCAGGCCCCCGGTACCCGAGATCCCGCCGGACATCCCGGTAGCCGCCACGACCCAACGCTCCGCTGCGGCTCCCGGGGTCGTGGTGGAGGTGGTGGGGAAGGTGGCCGCGCCGGGACTGTTCACCTTGCCCGAGGGTGCTCGGGTGGCCGACGCCCTGCGCGCGGGCGGCGGCGCGCTCCCCGGAACGGACTTGTCGACGCTGAACCTGGCCCGCCGGGTGGCCGACGGTGAACAGATCCACGTCGGCGTTCCGATACCTGCCGCAGCGGTCGCCCAGACCGCTCTGCCGGGCCCGATGGACCTGAACACGGCCTCGTTGATCCAACTCGACACGCTGCCGGGCGTGGGATCCGTTACCGCGCAACGGATCGTCGAGTGGCGGTCGAAACACGGCCGGTTCACCAAGATCGACCAGTTGAGGGAGGTGGAAGGTATTGGCCAATCGAGATTCGAGACCCTGCGTGAGCTGGTGACCGTCAGATAG
- the thrC gene encoding threonine synthase — protein sequence MTSTVDAQRSTALDLGPARALSCRECGHQTPLAPEFACAECFGPLEVAYEFGNITRADIEAGPRSIWRYRGLLPVPAHVDAHPNTDPGLTRLVKADRLAAALGVRSLWVKDDTGNPTHSFKDRVVAVALAAARELGFKVLACPSTGNLANAVAAAAARAGWDSVVLVPSSLEKAKILTSAVYDGSLIAIDGNYDDVNRLATELAAEHEDWAFVNVNVRPYYAEGSKTLGYEVAEQLGWRLPEQVVIPVASGSQLTKVDKAFREFGELGLVEATPYRIFGAQATGCSPVSAAFKAGSDVIAPVKPDTIARSLAIGAPADGPYVLDAVRRTGGAVEDVTDAEVVEGIRLLARTEGIFAETAGGVTVATAKKLFESGQLDRDAETVLLITGDGLKTLDAVQDHVGPLATVPPTAAAVHEALSRKK from the coding sequence ATGACATCGACAGTTGACGCCCAGCGTTCGACCGCGCTCGACCTCGGACCGGCTCGCGCCCTGTCCTGTCGGGAATGCGGCCACCAGACGCCTCTCGCCCCGGAATTCGCCTGCGCCGAGTGTTTCGGCCCGCTCGAAGTCGCCTACGAGTTCGGCAACATCACTCGGGCCGACATCGAAGCGGGTCCCCGCTCCATCTGGCGCTACCGCGGCCTGCTGCCCGTCCCGGCCCACGTCGACGCCCACCCCAACACCGACCCCGGCCTGACCCGCCTGGTCAAGGCCGACCGCCTCGCCGCCGCGCTCGGCGTGCGCTCGCTGTGGGTCAAGGACGACACCGGCAACCCGACACACTCCTTCAAGGACCGCGTCGTCGCCGTGGCACTCGCCGCCGCCCGCGAGCTCGGCTTCAAGGTGCTGGCCTGCCCCTCCACCGGCAACTTGGCCAACGCCGTTGCCGCCGCGGCCGCCCGCGCGGGCTGGGATTCAGTTGTGCTGGTCCCCTCCTCTCTCGAAAAGGCCAAGATCCTCACCTCGGCCGTCTACGACGGCTCCCTGATCGCGATCGACGGCAACTACGACGACGTCAACCGCCTGGCCACCGAGCTCGCCGCCGAGCACGAGGACTGGGCGTTCGTCAACGTCAACGTCCGCCCGTACTACGCCGAGGGCTCCAAGACCCTGGGCTACGAGGTCGCCGAACAGCTCGGCTGGCGCCTACCGGAGCAGGTCGTCATCCCGGTCGCCTCCGGCTCGCAGCTGACCAAGGTGGACAAGGCCTTCCGCGAGTTCGGTGAGCTGGGCCTGGTCGAGGCCACCCCGTACCGGATCTTCGGCGCCCAGGCCACCGGCTGCTCCCCCGTCTCCGCCGCCTTCAAGGCGGGCAGCGACGTGATCGCCCCGGTCAAGCCCGACACGATCGCCCGCAGCCTGGCCATCGGCGCCCCCGCCGACGGCCCCTACGTCCTCGACGCCGTCCGCCGCACCGGCGGCGCGGTCGAGGACGTCACCGACGCCGAGGTCGTCGAAGGCATCCGCCTGCTGGCCCGCACCGAGGGCATCTTCGCCGAGACCGCGGGCGGCGTCACCGTCGCCACCGCGAAGAAGCTCTTCGAATCCGGCCAACTCGACCGCGACGCCGAAACCGTCCTCCTCATCACTGGCGACGGCCTCAAGACCCTCGACGCCGTCCAAGACCACGTCGGCCCCCTCGCCACGGTCCCCCCGACGGCCGCCGCCGTCCACGAGGCCCTGTCCCGCAAGAAGTAG
- a CDS encoding DegV family protein: MPFAVVTDSTAYLPEGFADRHAVRIVPLFVHIDDREGRDGIDIGPAELAVALKERRTVTTSRPSPAEFAAIYRELLAEGASGVLSVHLSSELSGTWESARLAAEEVGPDRVRVVDSRTTAMGLGFAALRAAAVAAEGGDGAQVEAAAVEAAGATKSFLIVETLEYLRRGGRIGAAAALLGTALAVKPILHVVDGQIVPLEKVRTTSRALSRLVDLAVEAAGDQPVELAVHHLAAPDRAAELANRLDERIPRSSGCVVSELGAVIGAHTGPGVLSVVVCPGKL; this comes from the coding sequence GTGCCGTTCGCCGTAGTCACCGACTCGACCGCGTATCTGCCGGAGGGCTTCGCCGACCGGCACGCGGTCCGGATCGTGCCGCTGTTCGTGCATATCGACGACCGCGAGGGCCGCGACGGAATCGACATCGGGCCCGCTGAACTCGCCGTGGCGCTCAAAGAACGGCGCACTGTCACCACCTCGCGGCCCAGCCCGGCGGAGTTCGCGGCGATCTATCGCGAGCTGTTGGCCGAGGGCGCCTCTGGCGTGCTGTCGGTCCACCTTTCGAGCGAACTCTCCGGGACGTGGGAGTCCGCCCGACTCGCCGCCGAGGAGGTCGGACCGGACCGGGTGCGGGTGGTCGACTCCCGAACCACGGCGATGGGGCTCGGGTTCGCCGCCCTGCGCGCGGCGGCGGTCGCGGCCGAGGGCGGCGACGGGGCGCAGGTCGAGGCCGCGGCCGTCGAGGCCGCGGGGGCGACGAAGAGCTTCCTGATCGTGGAGACGCTGGAGTATCTGCGTCGAGGCGGGCGGATCGGGGCCGCCGCGGCACTGTTGGGGACGGCGCTGGCGGTCAAGCCGATCTTGCACGTCGTCGACGGTCAGATCGTGCCGTTGGAGAAGGTCCGCACGACGAGCCGGGCGCTTTCGCGGCTGGTCGACCTCGCTGTCGAGGCGGCGGGGGACCAGCCGGTGGAACTGGCGGTGCACCACCTCGCGGCGCCGGACCGAGCCGCGGAACTGGCCAACCGGCTCGATGAGCGGATCCCTAGGTCGTCCGGGTGTGTCGTGTCGGAGCTGGGCGCGGTGATCGGTGCGCACACGGGTCCGGGCGTGCTCAGTGTCGTGGTGTGTCCGGGCAAGCTGTAA
- a CDS encoding histidine phosphatase family protein, which yields MSLRTLVLWRHGETDYNASGRMQGHLDSYLTDVGWNQARFAVPALARFSPDLIVASDLRRATDTATVFSEAMGVPLRIDKRLRETNLGAWQGKTSAEVDEGWPGMRAQWQVDATLAPPAGETRVEVAARAAEVVADLDTGTEETAVLCAHGGLITALTGRLLDLPVTNWSQLGGISNCHWTVLARRQSSGLNWRLIAYNAGITG from the coding sequence GTGAGTCTGCGGACTCTCGTGCTGTGGCGGCACGGAGAGACCGACTACAACGCGTCAGGCCGGATGCAGGGACACCTCGACTCGTACCTGACCGACGTGGGGTGGAACCAGGCGCGGTTCGCCGTCCCCGCGCTGGCCCGGTTCTCCCCGGACTTGATCGTCGCCTCCGACCTGCGTCGCGCGACCGACACCGCGACGGTGTTCAGCGAGGCAATGGGCGTCCCTCTGCGCATCGATAAGCGTCTGCGTGAGACGAACCTGGGGGCATGGCAGGGCAAGACGAGCGCCGAGGTCGACGAAGGCTGGCCGGGTATGCGCGCCCAGTGGCAGGTCGACGCGACACTCGCCCCACCCGCGGGGGAGACCCGGGTCGAAGTGGCCGCGCGGGCGGCCGAGGTGGTCGCCGACCTCGACACCGGCACCGAGGAGACCGCCGTCCTCTGTGCTCACGGCGGGTTGATCACCGCGCTCACCGGCAGACTGTTAGACCTGCCAGTGACGAACTGGTCGCAGCTCGGAGGAATCTCCAACTGCCACTGGACGGTGCTGGCACGCCGTCAGTCCAGTGGTCTCAACTGGCGCCTGATCGCCTATAACGCGGGCATCACCGGTTAA
- the rsfS gene encoding ribosome silencing factor gives MAATPSARELALVAASAAADKKASDVIVLDVSAQLVITDCFVIASAANERQVGAIVENVEEKMREAGTKPVRREGAREGRWVLLDFVDVVVHIQHTEERVFYGLERLWKDCPRIEFDAAPPVNEDVVT, from the coding sequence GTGGCAGCCACGCCGAGCGCACGCGAATTGGCACTGGTCGCGGCCAGCGCGGCCGCGGACAAGAAGGCCAGTGACGTGATCGTGCTGGACGTCTCCGCCCAACTGGTGATCACCGACTGCTTCGTGATCGCCTCGGCGGCCAACGAGCGGCAGGTCGGCGCGATCGTGGAGAACGTCGAAGAGAAGATGCGCGAGGCGGGCACCAAGCCGGTCCGCCGCGAAGGCGCCCGGGAGGGCCGCTGGGTGCTGCTCGACTTCGTCGACGTCGTCGTGCACATCCAGCACACCGAGGAGCGCGTGTTCTACGGTCTCGAGCGGCTGTGGAAGGACTGCCCCCGGATCGAGTTCGACGCGGCCCCACCGGTCAACGAGGACGTCGTCACGTGA
- the rpsT gene encoding 30S ribosomal protein S20 translates to MANIKSQMKRIKTNEKARLRNKSVKSSLKTAIRKFREAADAGDQAKAAELLKDASRKLDKAAGKGVIHANQAANKKSAMAQAVNKLG, encoded by the coding sequence ATGGCGAACATCAAGTCCCAGATGAAGCGGATCAAGACGAACGAGAAGGCGCGACTGCGCAACAAGTCCGTCAAGTCCTCGCTCAAGACCGCGATCCGCAAGTTCCGCGAGGCCGCCGACGCGGGCGACCAGGCCAAGGCCGCGGAGCTGCTCAAGGACGCCAGCCGCAAGCTGGACAAGGCCGCGGGCAAGGGCGTCATCCACGCCAACCAGGCCGCCAACAAGAAGTCGGCCATGGCGCAGGCGGTCAACAAGCTCGGCTGA
- a CDS encoding alpha/beta hydrolase, with product MAKVEHRGGKNLRSRLIYVLTRLFAYPTLRLWPLKGPLALAVPLVDVFCRLIPRPRYVTIERIATPAVRGELMRAKASEPGKGALMYLHGGAFLFCGLASHRRVAARLARLTGLTVLSVDYRHLPKAVLADSLADCLAAYEWLLAEGVESVVLSGDSAGGHLAFATALGAVRAGLPVPAGIAAISPWIDFDDTERLAHPNRSRDPFIPAARLPALTALCLPGEVPIDPLRSPINGALAELPPCLILACATEVLRSDAERMADRLAVAGVPTELQIWDGQVHAFPVLAGFMPQSAQAVDEIAAFTREMVAGTASRSVA from the coding sequence ATGGCGAAGGTCGAACACCGGGGCGGCAAGAACCTGCGCAGTCGGCTGATCTACGTTCTGACCCGCCTGTTCGCCTACCCCACGCTGCGACTGTGGCCGTTGAAGGGGCCGTTGGCGCTCGCGGTCCCGCTGGTGGACGTGTTCTGCAGGCTGATCCCGCGCCCCCGGTACGTCACGATCGAGCGGATCGCGACCCCGGCCGTGCGCGGGGAACTGATGCGCGCCAAGGCAAGCGAGCCGGGCAAAGGCGCTCTGATGTACCTGCACGGCGGCGCGTTCCTGTTCTGCGGACTCGCCAGCCACCGGCGCGTCGCGGCGCGGCTCGCGCGGCTGACCGGGTTGACCGTGCTGAGCGTCGACTATCGCCACCTGCCCAAGGCGGTGCTTGCCGACTCGCTGGCCGACTGCTTGGCCGCCTACGAATGGCTGCTCGCCGAGGGCGTCGAGTCGGTGGTGCTGTCGGGGGACTCGGCGGGCGGACACCTCGCGTTCGCCACCGCGCTGGGCGCGGTGCGGGCAGGACTTCCCGTGCCCGCCGGGATCGCGGCGATCTCGCCGTGGATCGACTTCGACGACACCGAGCGTCTGGCGCACCCCAACCGGTCCCGCGACCCGTTCATCCCGGCCGCCCGACTGCCCGCGCTCACCGCGCTGTGCTTGCCGGGGGAGGTCCCGATCGATCCGCTGCGGTCGCCGATCAACGGGGCGCTGGCGGAGCTGCCGCCCTGCCTGATCCTGGCGTGTGCCACGGAAGTCCTGCGCAGCGACGCCGAGCGGATGGCCGACCGGCTCGCGGTCGCGGGGGTGCCCACGGAGTTGCAGATCTGGGACGGACAGGTGCACGCGTTCCCCGTGCTGGCCGGGTTCATGCCGCAGAGCGCGCAGGCGGTGGACGAGATCGCCGCGTTCACCCGCGAGATGGTCGCGGGAACGGCGAGCCGCTCAGTCGCCTGA
- the holA gene encoding DNA polymerase III subunit delta has translation MNSPAVTPPPLQLVLGEEELLVERAVRAALDTARLADASADLTRVRVAELTGPELAELVSPSLFAEARVIVLDAAHDATQDIVAPVVAYAKSPSEGIVLVVVHNGGGRKAGKDIVAALRKGGAAVTECAKITKPAEREAFVRNEIRRAGGKTDPAAVAALIDSVGSDLRELAAASAQLVADAAGAVTEEAVRRYHRGRADVTGFAVAEKAVTGDVAGALEALRWAMQLGVAHVLVADALADAVRTVARVAGAGRADPFRLAGELGMPAWKVKKALAQSRGWKPAGLAEAMKVVADVNADVKGVAADPDYALERAVLKIARAHRRE, from the coding sequence GTGAACTCGCCCGCGGTCACCCCACCCCCGTTGCAACTCGTCCTGGGGGAGGAGGAACTGCTGGTCGAGCGCGCCGTCCGGGCCGCGCTCGACACCGCGCGGCTCGCCGACGCCAGTGCGGACCTGACGCGGGTGCGCGTGGCTGAGCTCACAGGCCCTGAGCTGGCCGAACTGGTCTCGCCGTCGCTGTTCGCGGAGGCGCGGGTGATCGTTCTGGACGCCGCGCACGACGCCACGCAGGACATCGTCGCCCCGGTGGTCGCCTACGCCAAGTCGCCGTCAGAAGGCATCGTGCTTGTTGTGGTGCACAACGGCGGCGGGCGCAAGGCGGGCAAGGACATCGTCGCCGCGCTGCGCAAGGGTGGAGCGGCCGTCACCGAGTGCGCGAAGATCACCAAGCCCGCGGAGCGCGAGGCGTTCGTGCGCAACGAGATCCGGCGCGCGGGTGGCAAGACCGATCCGGCTGCCGTGGCCGCGCTCATCGACTCGGTCGGCTCGGACCTGCGCGAGCTGGCGGCGGCGTCGGCGCAGCTGGTCGCCGACGCGGCGGGCGCGGTGACCGAGGAAGCGGTCCGGCGCTACCACCGGGGGCGGGCCGACGTGACCGGGTTCGCCGTCGCGGAGAAGGCCGTCACCGGCGACGTGGCCGGGGCGCTCGAGGCGCTGCGCTGGGCGATGCAGCTCGGGGTCGCCCACGTGCTGGTCGCCGACGCTCTCGCGGACGCGGTGCGGACGGTGGCGCGGGTCGCGGGCGCGGGCCGGGCCGACCCGTTCCGGCTGGCGGGCGAGTTGGGCATGCCCGCGTGGAAGGTCAAGAAGGCGCTGGCGCAGAGCCGCGGCTGGAAACCCGCTGGTCTCGCTGAGGCCATGAAGGTGGTCGCCGACGTCAACGCCGACGTCAAGGGCGTGGCCGCCGATCCCGACTACGCGCTGGAGCGGGCGGTGTTGAAGATCGCGCGGGCCCACCGCAGGGAGTGA
- the octT gene encoding diglucosylglycerate octanoyltransferase, which yields MPTVLMFGDSLCFHGPDGPHPADDPRLWPNIAAEVVGGHTELFAGFGWTARDAYWSLTGDPRVWTQLPHADVLVLGVGGMDTLPSPLPTYLRQGIRYLRPDSLRRHVRKGYLAAQPWLARLTQGRPVALPAALTVRYLDATVVAIRALRPDIPVIATLPAVHRSRAYGLVHTARAGAERAIRDWAARSEVTLLDLREVVERHVLDGHGNPDGIHWGWDGHDDAGKALGALIKSLKVES from the coding sequence ATGCCCACCGTGTTGATGTTCGGCGACTCGCTGTGCTTCCACGGACCGGACGGTCCGCATCCGGCCGACGACCCACGGCTGTGGCCGAACATCGCCGCCGAGGTGGTCGGCGGGCACACCGAATTGTTCGCCGGGTTCGGCTGGACCGCCCGCGACGCCTATTGGTCCCTGACCGGTGACCCTCGGGTGTGGACGCAGCTGCCGCACGCCGACGTCCTCGTGCTCGGGGTCGGCGGGATGGACACGCTGCCGTCGCCCCTGCCCACCTATCTGCGCCAAGGCATCCGCTACCTGCGACCGGACAGTCTCAGGCGGCACGTGCGCAAGGGTTACCTCGCGGCGCAACCCTGGCTGGCCCGGCTCACCCAGGGCAGGCCGGTGGCGCTGCCCGCGGCGCTGACGGTCAGGTATCTGGACGCGACCGTAGTGGCCATCCGCGCTTTGCGTCCGGACATCCCGGTGATCGCGACCCTGCCCGCTGTGCACCGGTCGCGCGCCTACGGGCTTGTGCACACCGCGCGCGCGGGGGCGGAACGGGCCATTCGGGACTGGGCCGCGCGGTCCGAGGTCACCCTGCTCGACCTGCGGGAGGTCGTGGAGCGGCACGTGCTCGACGGGCACGGCAACCCCGACGGGATCCACTGGGGATGGGACGGGCACGACGACGCGGGCAAGGCGTTGGGCGCGCTCATCAAGTCGCTGAAAGTCGAGTCCTGA
- the nadD gene encoding nicotinate-nucleotide adenylyltransferase yields the protein MSRRIGIMGGTFDPVHHGHLVAASEVQSRFALDEVIFVPTGQPWQKSEREVSAAEDRYLMTVVATASNPRFSVSRVDIDRQGATFTVDTLRDLRARYPRDELFFITGADAMQQILSWRQADELFKLAHFVGVTRPGYHLADTHLPEGSVSLIEVPAMAISSTDCRVRVAAGEPVWYLVPDGVVQYISKRRLYVAEG from the coding sequence ATGTCACGTCGTATCGGGATCATGGGCGGCACATTCGACCCGGTCCACCACGGACACCTGGTCGCCGCCAGCGAGGTGCAGTCGCGGTTCGCGCTCGACGAAGTGATCTTCGTCCCAACCGGGCAGCCTTGGCAGAAGAGCGAACGCGAGGTCAGCGCCGCCGAGGACCGCTACCTGATGACGGTCGTGGCCACGGCGTCCAATCCCAGGTTCTCGGTCAGCCGGGTCGACATCGATCGCCAAGGCGCCACGTTCACCGTCGACACCCTGCGTGACCTGCGCGCGAGGTACCCGCGGGACGAGTTGTTCTTCATCACCGGCGCCGACGCGATGCAGCAGATCCTGTCCTGGCGGCAGGCCGACGAGCTGTTCAAACTTGCCCACTTCGTCGGCGTCACCCGACCGGGCTACCACCTCGCGGACACTCACCTGCCAGAAGGCTCGGTGAGCCTCATCGAGGTGCCCGCGATGGCCATCTCGTCGACCGACTGCCGCGTGCGTGTGGCCGCGGGCGAGCCGGTCTGGTACCTCGTTCCCGACGGTGTCGTGCAGTACATCTCGAAACGCAGGCTCTATGTGGCGGAAGGCTGA